The following proteins are encoded in a genomic region of Paenibacillus sp. FSL R7-0273:
- a CDS encoding SDR family oxidoreductase produces MKNILITGAGRGLGLDLTAEALERGYSVIAGVRNPDGQAEELSKLAAAHGDKLTIAKLDVTDEAGIAALAAELKEQGRTLGAIINNAAVLTARNTPVEALDLQDMLTTMDINLYGPIRVVKHFLPLLTEAEPSIINISSEAGSITNAYPGDYPYSISKTALTMFSQQLHVYLQERGVHVLSVHPGWMHTDMGGEQAPTDPRQSAKGVLDLIEQRTAPEGRFMFVDYTGKDMKI; encoded by the coding sequence ATGAAGAATATTCTTATAACCGGCGCCGGCCGCGGACTGGGCCTCGACCTGACCGCAGAGGCGCTGGAGCGCGGATATTCAGTGATTGCGGGTGTACGCAACCCGGACGGGCAGGCTGAGGAATTGTCCAAGCTTGCGGCAGCACATGGGGATAAGCTGACGATCGCGAAGCTGGATGTAACGGATGAAGCGGGAATCGCAGCACTGGCTGCTGAGCTTAAAGAGCAGGGCCGCACGCTTGGTGCTATCATCAACAACGCAGCTGTGCTGACCGCGCGCAACACGCCGGTTGAAGCGCTGGACCTGCAGGACATGCTGACTACTATGGACATCAACCTGTATGGTCCGATCCGTGTGGTCAAGCACTTCCTGCCGCTGCTTACGGAAGCAGAGCCGTCCATTATTAATATCTCGTCGGAAGCGGGCAGCATCACCAATGCATATCCCGGAGATTACCCGTACAGCATTTCCAAGACAGCGCTCACGATGTTCTCCCAGCAGCTGCATGTGTATCTGCAGGAACGCGGAGTCCATGTGCTCAGCGTCCACCCGGGCTGGATGCATACCGATATGGGCGGAGAGCAGGCACCGACGGACCCGCGCCAAAGTGCGAAGGGAGTGCTTGATCTGATTGAGCAGCGTACAGCACCGGAAGGCCGGTTCATGTTCGTGGACTATACCGGGAAGGACATGAAGATTTAA
- a CDS encoding helix-turn-helix domain-containing protein has product MLEAANATVRIPYICKLIYEAYRVPVFWLDTGGSVRLGLPASFECRAPLQGNGSLLDEVTAYASGRQQADRDDDVSALPLLYTTGFLEQFILLRLAEGEPGTDGTVIIGPVLSAPITADNVADLMRDYKLPPSLQESWLQYYRSLPVLSRMRWYHAALLLHTLVTGEELSVTDLLLAAPVQQQTEHPGDGPDLDLSYRRENEWLHHDPMLEREMFRYISSGDKEGLLGSQAAFSEESFGQLSKKSRLRSKKNLAISSITLATRAAIEGGLFWEIAYTLSDFHIQHIEELNGIPAVERAQTAALCDFADSVRDNRRSKQSRTSALCQNYIFNHLYEEITLGRLAEIAGMNASYLSHLFKKETGLAVTDYIQRERIEEAKRLMELPGITLSDIATRLHFNDQSYFTKVFKKYTGLTPRQYRKDAGKLY; this is encoded by the coding sequence ATGCTTGAAGCTGCCAACGCTACTGTACGTATCCCCTATATCTGCAAGCTAATCTATGAGGCCTACCGCGTTCCGGTATTCTGGCTGGATACCGGCGGCAGTGTCCGGCTAGGACTGCCTGCCTCCTTTGAATGCCGGGCACCGCTTCAGGGAAACGGCAGCCTGCTGGACGAGGTTACAGCCTACGCCTCCGGACGTCAGCAAGCAGACCGGGACGATGACGTCTCTGCTCTCCCGCTCCTGTACACGACCGGCTTTCTGGAGCAGTTCATTCTGCTCAGGCTGGCGGAAGGAGAGCCCGGCACAGACGGTACAGTTATTATCGGGCCGGTGCTATCTGCTCCAATTACTGCAGACAACGTAGCTGACCTGATGCGTGATTATAAGCTGCCTCCGAGCCTGCAGGAGAGCTGGCTTCAATACTACCGGAGCCTGCCTGTGCTGAGCCGGATGAGATGGTACCATGCGGCGCTTTTGCTGCACACGCTTGTTACAGGTGAGGAGCTGTCCGTTACAGACCTGCTGCTGGCCGCCCCTGTTCAGCAGCAGACAGAGCACCCCGGTGACGGGCCTGACCTTGACCTCTCCTACCGGCGTGAAAATGAATGGCTGCACCATGACCCGATGCTGGAGCGCGAAATGTTCCGTTACATTTCCAGCGGCGATAAGGAGGGTCTGCTGGGCAGCCAGGCAGCTTTTTCGGAGGAGAGCTTCGGTCAGCTGTCCAAAAAAAGCCGGCTGCGCAGCAAAAAAAACCTGGCCATCTCCTCCATCACCCTGGCAACCCGGGCAGCCATCGAGGGCGGGCTGTTCTGGGAGATCGCCTATACGCTCAGCGATTTTCATATTCAGCACATCGAGGAGCTTAACGGTATTCCGGCGGTGGAGCGGGCACAGACCGCCGCCCTGTGCGATTTTGCCGACTCTGTCCGCGATAACCGCAGATCGAAGCAGTCCCGCACCTCCGCGCTGTGCCAGAACTATATTTTTAACCATTTGTACGAAGAAATTACACTGGGCAGGCTCGCGGAAATTGCCGGAATGAACGCAAGCTATCTCTCCCACCTGTTCAAAAAAGAAACCGGACTCGCCGTAACCGACTACATTCAGCGTGAACGGATCGAGGAAGCCAAACGATTGATGGAGCTGCCCGGCATCACCCTGTCGGATATTGCCACCCGGCTGCATTTTAACGATCAGAGTTATTTCACCAAGGTGTTCAAGAAATATACGGGACTGACACCAAGGCAATACAGGAAGGATGCGGGGAAGCTTTATTAG
- a CDS encoding VOC family protein, which translates to MTGLLGNHFVTQIGILVNDVEKVSAAYAAFFGLEQPEIIVTDTADVAQTRYNGEKTEARAKLAFFDMGSVQLELIEPDHQPSTWRDYLNEHGEGPHHIAFVIEGMQDKIMLLEGKGFALQQKGEYTGGRYAYMDTFKELKVLVELLENDN; encoded by the coding sequence TTGACAGGACTACTAGGCAATCATTTTGTTACGCAGATAGGCATTCTGGTGAATGATGTGGAGAAGGTGAGCGCGGCATATGCGGCATTTTTCGGGCTGGAGCAGCCGGAGATTATAGTGACGGATACAGCGGACGTTGCACAGACCCGGTATAACGGGGAAAAGACGGAGGCACGGGCGAAGCTGGCCTTTTTTGACATGGGGTCTGTACAGCTGGAGCTGATTGAGCCTGACCACCAGCCGAGCACCTGGCGCGACTATCTGAATGAGCACGGAGAAGGTCCGCATCATATCGCATTTGTGATTGAAGGGATGCAGGACAAGATCATGTTACTTGAAGGCAAAGGGTTTGCGCTGCAGCAGAAGGGTGAGTATACCGGCGGGCGTTATGCGTATATGGATACTTTTAAGGAATTGAAAGTGCTCGTAGAGTTGTTGGAGAACGATAATTAA
- a CDS encoding sugar efflux transporter yields the protein MSIRIRQLFSIPGYTPFMICMILQGMGISISSPFLAVYFTSEIGVSAGVFGIFTAVTLISGVWISSLIAKRSDHGMNRKTLMVTAMFFNAIAFSGYLFIHEFYLLLIYMTVFTAIGAPAMPQLFASAREAVNASSSTDHAFANSTLRSMFSLGFITGPLIGAVLLEHSGFQGIFTGTSLIFVLNAVLMLCTAKRPAVKAAAPVKPQQPLKLHQDARVLIPFLVMTLLYSGHWMNNLNISLFIINTLGGSTQNVASVSSVCALLEIPFMLVLGVLSAKYSNRLLLLWGIVLGAAYYVVVLFSGALWQIIAGQVLLAVFVAVISAIGISYIQDLLPDLPGYASTLYTNATTLGRLFGSLAGGAAAQWLGYRHAYWGCLLLLVVSFVLMVVPSSGRSNSDKSPVQTGGAL from the coding sequence ATGTCAATCCGTATCCGCCAGCTTTTCAGCATTCCAGGCTACACCCCGTTTATGATCTGCATGATCCTGCAGGGAATGGGTATTTCCATCAGCTCCCCGTTTCTGGCTGTTTATTTCACTTCGGAGATAGGCGTATCGGCAGGTGTCTTCGGCATCTTCACGGCTGTCACACTGATTAGCGGCGTCTGGATCAGCTCACTGATTGCCAAGCGCTCCGATCACGGGATGAACCGCAAGACACTGATGGTCACGGCCATGTTTTTTAATGCCATAGCTTTCTCGGGATATTTATTCATCCATGAGTTTTATCTGCTGCTGATTTATATGACCGTATTTACAGCAATCGGCGCACCCGCCATGCCGCAGTTGTTCGCCAGCGCACGTGAGGCAGTGAATGCCAGCAGCAGCACGGATCACGCCTTTGCCAATTCAACGCTCCGCTCCATGTTCTCCCTGGGCTTCATTACCGGCCCGCTGATCGGAGCGGTTCTGCTGGAGCATTCCGGGTTTCAGGGGATTTTTACCGGCACCTCGCTGATTTTTGTGCTGAATGCCGTGCTTATGCTCTGCACCGCAAAACGCCCGGCTGTGAAAGCAGCCGCTCCGGTCAAACCGCAGCAGCCGCTGAAGCTGCATCAGGATGCCCGGGTTCTTATCCCTTTTCTCGTGATGACCCTGCTCTATTCAGGCCACTGGATGAACAATCTGAACATTTCGCTGTTTATCATCAATACGCTGGGCGGCAGCACGCAGAATGTGGCTTCCGTGTCCAGTGTGTGCGCATTGCTTGAGATTCCGTTCATGCTGGTGCTTGGCGTTCTGTCGGCCAAATATTCCAACCGCCTGCTGCTGCTGTGGGGAATCGTGCTGGGCGCGGCCTATTATGTGGTGGTCCTGTTCTCAGGCGCCCTGTGGCAGATTATCGCCGGACAGGTGCTGCTGGCTGTATTCGTCGCTGTGATTTCTGCAATCGGCATCAGCTACATCCAGGATCTGCTGCCGGATCTGCCCGGCTATGCATCCACACTGTATACCAATGCTACTACGCTAGGCCGGCTGTTCGGCAGTCTGGCTGGCGGAGCAGCCGCCCAGTGGCTCGGCTACCGTCATGCTTACTGGGGCTGCCTGCTGCTGCTCGTTGTTTCTTTTGTGCTGATGGTGGTTCCAAGCTCCGGACGGTCCAATTCCGATAAAAGCCCGGTTCAGACGGGGGGAGCGCTGTGA
- a CDS encoding helix-turn-helix domain-containing protein: protein MGHLTGTREKAAQEVLSGIKAAVVARKYGVTPSTVNQWVRDYREAHGEQDHPYPQDQVEELKRLLDVEQKYEKAVKILGEKELEIEILRELLKKPTPAYPKKSR from the coding sequence ATGGGACACTTAACAGGAACAAGAGAGAAGGCCGCGCAAGAGGTGTTGTCTGGCATTAAGGCAGCGGTGGTTGCCCGAAAGTATGGAGTGACCCCATCGACGGTGAATCAGTGGGTGAGAGATTACCGGGAAGCCCATGGGGAACAAGATCATCCGTATCCCCAAGATCAGGTGGAGGAACTGAAACGCCTGCTGGATGTCGAGCAGAAATACGAGAAGGCTGTGAAGATCCTCGGTGAAAAGGAGCTAGAGATTGAGATTTTGCGTGAACTGCTAAAAAAGCCAACCCCTGCTTATCCGAAAAAATCGAGGTAG
- a CDS encoding glycoside hydrolase family 3 protein has protein sequence METAKYPFQQTGLPLNERVQDLLSRLTLDEKVSLMPQYQAEIERLGVGAYKHGTEGAHGISWLGKATYFPQPGGLACTWNPELLKQVGSAIGDEARAFYKKNPAVNGLTLWAPTVDMERDPRWGRTEEAYGEDPELTGQLSTALVQGIQGDHPVYLKAVATLKHFIGNNNEINRGVDSSSIDPRNLREYYLEAFKPAFKEGGAQSMMTAYNSLNGVPVILHPSVMDVVKGEWEMDGFIVSDAGDLFGIVKDHKYYESFARSMAESIKNGIDSVTEETEETIKVIHQALAEGLLAEEDLDRALSNTFRVRFRLGEFDPEEGNPYAAIDDSVILSKEHSELALEAAKQSVVLLKNENAALPLNPQELSKVALIGPLADEAFRDWYSGTLAYGVTPLQGVTKKLAGKQVTFESGDDRIILTSADGGKAVGMTGEDGRLAALHDAPERGELFRHTAWGWTANTLKATSRGQYVTLNDAGTLTASADEIYGWYVKESLDLVAEEDGTVSLRTWNGKPVTVSADGTLRSVEQAADAEAKAYRFRKKLVVNGVEAAVAAAKAAEVAVVFVGNHPLLNGKEEIDRPDIVLPEEQENLVKAVYAANPNTVVVIVGSYPITSTWIDEHIPAVLYTSHSGQELGNAVAEVLFGGYSPSGKLNMTWFRSVDQLPPLMDYDIIKGKRTYMYFDGEPLYPFGHGLSYAQVAYKQLELAAEELQQNDTINLSVKLENTGAVDGDEVVQLYVQSLSTRIRRPLKQLRDFAKISLAAGESKSVTFSLPVSELAFWDVTREQYCVEDGEYNILVGRSSGDIQLSARIRVHGDTVPARNLYATVKAENYDDYEAVYLDECKAGGASIHPVQDGAWIAFHNAAFPDGAAAFEALVSSSSGGSIEVRTGSPSGKLAATLQIPAGGQQEWHSLTADAVVDAGKADVFLVFTGEVLLSRFSFAQ, from the coding sequence ATGGAAACCGCGAAATATCCTTTTCAGCAGACCGGACTGCCGCTTAATGAACGTGTGCAGGATCTGCTGTCCAGATTGACCTTGGATGAAAAAGTAAGCTTGATGCCGCAATATCAGGCGGAAATCGAGCGTTTGGGCGTTGGCGCCTATAAGCATGGTACGGAAGGGGCACACGGCATTTCCTGGCTGGGAAAAGCAACCTATTTTCCGCAGCCGGGCGGGCTGGCCTGCACATGGAATCCCGAGCTGCTGAAGCAGGTGGGTTCGGCGATCGGTGATGAGGCGAGAGCTTTTTACAAAAAAAATCCTGCAGTAAACGGCCTGACCCTCTGGGCACCTACTGTGGATATGGAGCGCGATCCGCGCTGGGGGCGGACGGAGGAGGCTTACGGGGAAGATCCTGAGCTGACCGGTCAGCTGAGCACCGCGCTTGTACAGGGGATTCAGGGCGATCACCCGGTGTATTTGAAAGCGGTAGCAACGCTGAAGCATTTCATCGGCAACAACAATGAAATCAACCGCGGAGTGGATTCCTCGAGCATTGACCCGCGCAATCTGCGCGAGTACTATCTGGAAGCGTTCAAGCCTGCCTTCAAGGAAGGCGGCGCACAGTCGATGATGACAGCATACAATTCGCTTAACGGCGTACCGGTTATTTTGCACCCTTCCGTAATGGATGTGGTTAAGGGTGAATGGGAAATGGACGGGTTCATTGTAAGCGATGCGGGGGATTTGTTCGGGATTGTAAAAGATCATAAGTATTACGAGTCGTTTGCCCGGTCGATGGCTGAATCGATCAAAAACGGGATCGACAGTGTAACCGAAGAGACTGAAGAGACCATTAAGGTGATTCATCAGGCGCTGGCCGAAGGCTTGCTGGCTGAAGAAGATCTGGACCGCGCGCTGTCCAACACCTTCCGTGTACGTTTCCGTCTTGGTGAATTCGATCCTGAAGAGGGCAATCCGTATGCGGCTATAGACGATTCTGTCATTCTCAGCAAGGAGCACAGCGAGCTGGCACTGGAAGCGGCGAAGCAGTCCGTTGTACTGTTGAAAAATGAGAATGCCGCCCTTCCGCTGAACCCGCAGGAGCTGTCTAAGGTGGCACTGATCGGACCACTGGCGGATGAAGCCTTCAGAGACTGGTACTCCGGTACACTGGCCTATGGGGTTACCCCGCTGCAGGGTGTGACCAAAAAACTGGCCGGCAAGCAGGTGACCTTTGAAAGCGGGGATGACCGGATTATCCTGACCTCAGCAGACGGAGGCAAGGCGGTAGGCATGACCGGTGAAGACGGCAGACTGGCCGCATTGCATGATGCTCCGGAGCGCGGAGAGCTGTTCCGGCATACAGCCTGGGGCTGGACTGCCAATACGCTTAAGGCGACCAGCCGCGGCCAGTATGTCACGCTGAATGATGCAGGAACGCTGACAGCTTCGGCAGATGAAATCTATGGCTGGTATGTGAAGGAATCGCTGGATTTGGTCGCCGAGGAAGACGGAACAGTAAGCCTGCGTACCTGGAACGGTAAGCCGGTTACAGTCTCTGCTGACGGAACACTCCGTTCTGTTGAACAGGCTGCCGATGCTGAAGCCAAAGCCTACAGATTCCGCAAAAAGCTTGTCGTTAACGGTGTGGAAGCGGCTGTTGCCGCAGCGAAGGCTGCCGAGGTTGCGGTGGTGTTTGTCGGTAATCATCCGCTGCTGAACGGTAAGGAGGAGATTGACAGACCGGACATCGTGCTCCCGGAAGAGCAGGAGAATTTGGTAAAAGCGGTCTACGCCGCCAATCCGAATACAGTTGTAGTGATTGTCGGCAGCTACCCGATTACTTCTACCTGGATCGACGAGCATATTCCAGCCGTGCTGTACACCTCACACAGCGGACAAGAGCTGGGCAATGCGGTGGCAGAGGTACTGTTCGGCGGCTATAGCCCGTCGGGCAAGCTGAACATGACCTGGTTCCGGTCTGTAGACCAGCTTCCTCCGCTGATGGACTACGATATTATCAAGGGCAAGAGAACCTATATGTACTTTGACGGTGAGCCGCTGTACCCGTTCGGCCATGGCCTGAGCTATGCACAGGTAGCTTATAAGCAGCTGGAGCTTGCCGCTGAAGAGCTGCAGCAGAACGATACAATTAATCTGAGCGTGAAGCTGGAGAACACTGGCGCAGTAGACGGCGATGAGGTCGTTCAGCTGTACGTGCAGTCATTGTCGACCCGGATCAGGCGTCCGCTCAAGCAGTTAAGAGATTTTGCGAAGATCAGCCTCGCGGCAGGCGAATCTAAGTCAGTCACATTCTCTCTGCCGGTATCGGAGCTGGCGTTCTGGGATGTAACCCGTGAGCAATACTGTGTGGAAGACGGGGAATACAATATTCTGGTCGGCCGTTCCTCCGGTGACATCCAGCTGTCAGCAAGAATCAGAGTGCATGGCGACACTGTACCTGCCCGTAATCTGTATGCTACTGTAAAGGCAGAGAACTATGACGATTACGAAGCGGTCTACCTGGACGAGTGCAAGGCCGGCGGCGCTTCCATCCATCCGGTTCAGGACGGCGCATGGATTGCTTTCCATAATGCTGCGTTTCCTGATGGAGCAGCAGCGTTTGAAGCGCTGGTCTCCTCAAGCAGCGGCGGCAGCATCGAGGTCAGAACCGGCAGCCCGTCCGGTAAGCTGGCAGCTACGCTGCAGATCCCGGCAGGCGGACAGCAGGAATGGCACAGCCTGACGGCTGATGCCGTAGTGGATGCCGGAAAAGCAGATGTGTTCCTGGTCTTTACAGGTGAGGTACTGCTGAGCCGGTTCAGCTTTGCACAGTAA
- a CDS encoding glycoside hydrolase family 3 C-terminal domain-containing protein: MTLEEKAGLCSGLDFWNTKGIERLGIPSVMVTDGPHGLRKQQGEADHVGLHDSVPATCFPSAAGLASTWDRDLISQVGEALGAECQAENVAVLLGPGNNIKRSPLNGRNFEYFSEDPFLASELAASHVKGVQSQGVGTSLKHFAANNQEHRRMSVDAVIDERTLREIYLASFEGTVKQSQPWSVMCSYNRVNGEFASESETLLTKILRDEWGFEGFVVSDWGAVNERVKALQAGLELEMPASGGIGDAKIVAAVNSGELPVETLDKAVERMLAFVFKSAESRKENASFDKERHHALARQVARESMVLLKNEEHTLPLAKSGTIAIIGEFAKKPRYQGGGSSHVNPTRLDDAFAEMQAVAGASASFLYAQGYELDNDDINERLLAEARDAAARADAAVLFLGLPDRYESEGYDRTHLSLPASHKALIDAVAEVQGKVIVVLSNGSPVEMPWLSRTKAVLEGYLGGQAFGGAVADLLFGEASPSGKLAETFPQKLSDNPSFLNFPGEGDKVEYKEGLFVGYRYYDKKEIEPLFPFGYGLSYTSFEYSNLQLNKRSIQDTETVEVTVTVKNTGTIAGKETVQLYVSDVESSVIRPLQELKGFTKVGLQPGEAREVTFTLDKRSFAYYNVQLGDWHVESGEFTIAVAASSRDIRLTASLEVISSVKMVSKFHRNTTVGDLLDNPLTADKAKHYGSIFGMESAMDDNPEMFLAMMRYMPLRALVNFGQGKYSEENLTADLREFNALAGQE; encoded by the coding sequence ATGACGCTGGAAGAAAAGGCCGGGCTCTGCTCGGGTCTGGATTTCTGGAATACAAAGGGCATTGAACGGCTGGGTATTCCCTCTGTTATGGTGACGGACGGGCCGCATGGCTTGCGGAAGCAGCAGGGAGAAGCGGATCACGTGGGCCTGCACGACAGTGTGCCGGCAACCTGTTTTCCTTCCGCGGCCGGATTGGCCTCTACCTGGGACCGTGATTTGATCTCGCAGGTTGGTGAAGCGCTCGGCGCAGAGTGCCAGGCGGAGAATGTAGCTGTGCTGCTCGGCCCGGGCAACAATATCAAGCGTTCGCCGCTGAACGGGCGGAATTTTGAATATTTTTCCGAAGATCCGTTTTTGGCCTCAGAGCTGGCTGCAAGCCATGTAAAGGGAGTGCAGAGCCAGGGCGTCGGGACATCGCTTAAGCATTTTGCCGCCAACAACCAGGAGCACCGCAGAATGTCGGTCGATGCAGTCATTGATGAACGGACACTGCGGGAAATCTATCTGGCCAGCTTCGAGGGAACCGTGAAGCAGAGCCAGCCCTGGAGCGTAATGTGCTCCTACAACCGGGTGAACGGTGAGTTTGCATCGGAGAGTGAGACGCTCCTGACTAAGATTTTGCGGGACGAATGGGGCTTTGAGGGCTTTGTGGTATCCGACTGGGGCGCGGTAAATGAGCGGGTGAAGGCGCTGCAGGCCGGGCTGGAGCTGGAAATGCCGGCAAGCGGCGGGATCGGAGATGCCAAGATTGTTGCGGCTGTGAACAGCGGCGAGCTGCCAGTGGAGACACTGGATAAGGCCGTGGAACGGATGCTGGCTTTTGTGTTCAAAAGCGCGGAGAGCCGCAAGGAGAATGCGTCCTTTGATAAGGAGCGTCATCATGCGCTTGCGCGTCAGGTGGCCCGGGAGAGTATGGTGCTGCTGAAGAATGAGGAGCATACTCTGCCGCTGGCCAAGAGCGGAACCATCGCGATTATCGGCGAATTCGCCAAAAAGCCCCGCTATCAGGGCGGCGGCAGCTCGCACGTGAATCCGACGAGGCTGGATGACGCTTTTGCCGAGATGCAGGCGGTTGCCGGAGCTTCAGCCAGCTTTCTGTATGCGCAGGGGTATGAGCTGGACAACGATGACATTAATGAACGTTTGCTGGCAGAAGCGCGTGATGCTGCAGCGCGAGCGGACGCTGCGGTATTGTTCCTGGGATTACCTGACCGGTATGAGTCAGAAGGCTATGACCGCACCCACCTGTCGCTTCCGGCCAGCCATAAAGCACTGATCGATGCGGTAGCTGAAGTCCAGGGTAAGGTTATTGTTGTCCTGAGCAATGGTTCGCCGGTCGAGATGCCATGGCTGTCCAGAACGAAGGCGGTGCTGGAGGGGTATCTGGGCGGACAGGCCTTTGGCGGCGCGGTTGCCGACCTTCTTTTTGGCGAGGCGAGTCCGAGTGGCAAGCTGGCTGAGACGTTCCCGCAGAAGCTGAGCGACAATCCGTCGTTCCTGAACTTCCCGGGTGAAGGCGATAAGGTGGAATATAAGGAAGGGCTGTTCGTCGGCTACCGTTATTATGATAAAAAAGAAATTGAGCCGCTCTTTCCGTTCGGCTACGGGCTCAGCTATACCAGCTTCGAGTACAGCAATCTGCAGCTTAACAAGCGCAGCATTCAGGATACCGAGACTGTAGAGGTTACAGTGACCGTGAAGAATACCGGCACTATAGCCGGAAAAGAAACAGTGCAGCTCTATGTCAGCGATGTGGAGAGCAGTGTGATCCGTCCGCTGCAGGAGCTGAAGGGCTTCACCAAAGTCGGGCTTCAGCCTGGTGAGGCACGTGAGGTTACGTTCACGCTGGATAAGCGCTCGTTCGCCTATTATAATGTGCAGCTGGGTGACTGGCATGTGGAGAGCGGGGAATTCACGATTGCTGTGGCTGCGTCTTCACGTGACATCCGGCTGACCGCTTCACTGGAGGTAATCTCCAGTGTGAAGATGGTATCTAAGTTTCACCGTAACACCACAGTAGGGGATCTGCTGGACAATCCGCTGACCGCGGACAAGGCGAAGCATTACGGCAGCATTTTCGGCATGGAGAGTGCCATGGACGATAATCCGGAAATGTTCCTGGCGATGATGAGATATATGCCGCTCCGTGCGCTGGTCAATTTCGGCCAAGGCAAGTATTCCGAGGAGAATCTCACTGCTGATCTGCGCGAGTTCAACGCTCTGGCCGGACAGGAATAA
- a CDS encoding IS3 family transposase: MFIKQGNKAALVLRLVGLAESTYYDRKKRKSQDAQAVPQGRGRPVPGYSLTESGEKISDGQIQEMLLELVAGEEHVYGYKLLAKCLWNQHSLKLNHKKSYRLCQALEILQPQRHKRFKHPRKLPENRVITGAGQLWQMDIKYGYVAGRDRHFFVLSIIDVFTRVIVGYHRGSSCEAKHACQTLGRAMEQHCAQDSARPVIRTDNGPQFVSHLFGDMCESWEMTHERIPPRTPDLNAFIESFHSNIDRDLFRKEAFETFDEAYEAVDRYMDFYNNRRMHTSLRNMPPVEFSEWVMGLEDRSAFFWPRKKAK; the protein is encoded by the coding sequence ATGTTCATTAAGCAGGGGAATAAAGCAGCGTTGGTACTACGTCTCGTGGGGCTAGCAGAGTCTACGTATTACGACCGTAAGAAACGCAAGTCACAGGATGCCCAGGCCGTACCTCAGGGGCGCGGAAGACCCGTACCCGGCTATTCCCTGACCGAGTCTGGAGAGAAGATTAGCGACGGGCAGATCCAGGAAATGCTTCTGGAACTGGTCGCTGGAGAAGAGCACGTGTACGGGTACAAGCTCCTGGCCAAGTGCTTATGGAACCAGCACAGCCTTAAGCTCAATCACAAGAAAAGCTACCGGCTGTGTCAGGCGCTGGAGATCCTGCAGCCCCAGCGTCACAAGCGCTTTAAGCATCCCCGGAAGCTGCCGGAGAACCGGGTTATTACCGGAGCGGGTCAGCTCTGGCAGATGGACATTAAGTACGGGTACGTGGCGGGCCGGGACCGGCATTTCTTCGTCCTGAGCATTATCGATGTGTTTACCCGTGTCATCGTCGGCTACCACCGCGGATCGTCGTGTGAGGCCAAGCACGCCTGCCAGACGCTGGGACGCGCCATGGAGCAGCACTGCGCCCAGGACAGTGCACGCCCGGTGATCCGCACCGACAACGGCCCACAGTTCGTCAGCCACCTGTTTGGTGACATGTGTGAAAGCTGGGAAATGACTCATGAACGCATTCCGCCTCGAACACCGGATTTAAATGCTTTTATTGAATCGTTCCACAGTAATATTGATCGGGATTTGTTCCGTAAAGAGGCATTCGAAACGTTCGACGAGGCCTATGAAGCCGTGGACCGGTACATGGATTTCTACAACAACCGGAGAATGCACACCAGCCTTCGCAACATGCCACCGGTTGAATTTTCAGAGTGGGTCATGGGCCTAGAAGACCGGTCCGCCTTCTTCTGGCCGAGGAAAAAAGCGAAATAA